Genomic window (Magnolia sinica isolate HGM2019 chromosome 10, MsV1, whole genome shotgun sequence):
ggccataatttcAATTAGACCACAGGTCatgaagtcttttcttactacctccatccaagtccttttgggtcttccccttgccctttaagagccttcaacttgtaccaactcatcTTTTGTGTGGCTGCTAGGAAGGAAGAGGATCCTCACCATAGACAATCTGCAGAGAAGGGCCACAATTCTCCCTAATATATGTTTGATGTGTATGGAGGATGGAGAGTTGATAGATCACCTTTTCATCCATTGCTCCTTTGCTGCTAAGGTGTGGGATCACTTTTTGGCTTCGTTTAACATGGCTTGGGTGATGCCGAGATCCGTGGAGGATTTGCTATGGGCGTGGCATGGCGGGGGAGTTGGTAGGGATGGGGAAATTAAGTGGAGGCTTACTCTTATGGCAACAATGTGGTCTATTTGGGGGGCTAGGAATCAGCGTTGTTTCCAAAATCATAGTTTGGAGCGTGAGGAGGTGATTTTGAGGGTTATAGCTCTTGTGGGGGATTGGGCTATCTTTGTTTAGTTGGCTTAGGCTGGCTATCTTGTTTGGTGGtttgttttagttttttgtttgtttgttttctttcctCGCCCTGCGAGCTTTTCTAATAAATTGGCTGTTACCtctcataaaaaaaaatttgtaccaactcactccttcgAATCGGTGCAGTCCTTGGTCTTCGTTGCAATTGACCAaaacatctaagtctactttctctCGTCTTATTTCCTATAgctgctactcctaaattccctccaatgattcatttctaattctatccttgtcttgccacacACCCATCTCAATGTCCCCATTTCAGCTACActtatcctatgaacatgttgccTCTCAATTTCCctacattttgtcccataaagcacggCAAATAGAATGATAAATTTTGCAGAGTCAAAACCAATTGCAGTCTCGCTCGATTTTCTTCTCTTGAATCTGAAAAAAAGAAGCAATTTCTTTTATACTAAAACATGACATATCAGATGCATCTCACAAGCCACATCTAATTCTGGTCACCTCTAGTTACAATCTGAGTGTTTCAATCTCTCGTACTGATAAGTTGTTTTGTACCAGTTCAAGTTTCAAATTGCAGATCATGCGGTATTGTAGGCAGATACCGCATCGGAGTGTCACACAGAAGTCTCTCAAATCATCACATCAAAAGCACTGATGGAAAAGCTGCAATTTATCGGATGTCTCGCAGGCAGAGTCATGTGAATGCCACATCAGGGCATCCTTTAGAATCTGAGCCTGAAGCTTTTAGTTCCAAGGGCTCTTGGAAAACTTCTTTAGATATTTTCTACCGGTTCTCGCGGCCCCACACGGTGATAGGCACTGTAAGTTTCTAGTGATTCTTATAAAAGGCAGTGTCATAAACTTCCCTGAAATGTTGATGTCTTTCGTTGGTTACTCGAAATTTtattgagaaagaaagaaaggaaggaactATAAAAGGAATGGTTACATCATACAGTGAGTTGAATCAGAGTTCTCCATCAGGAGAAATGTGAAGAAACAACGACCTCACATTTATCTTGATTTAACTAAGAGAAATGTGAAGCCGAGTCTCAAGAGTAGCCTGTTGCAAATGTGGCATATGTGGACAGTGGGAGATATCAGATCTGTCCATCGGGGGAGCTCTGCTGTGCATGTGCTGTGGCCTGGAATCAAGCTGGTCTTGTCACGGTGGGACGCAAGAGAAATGGACAGTTGCGAAGATTCGACCTATGGTCAACGTTCAACGCACACTTGTTGCCCATGTTCAACATATGCTTGTTTCCCATATGAGTACTTAAACGTCTTGGTTTCTGGACCATGACACATACATGgcagggtccacctgatgaatggcctggattttgcACATGTGAAACAAATTGGCATGTGTAGGAAGAGTAGGATTCAAAATCCTTCGCCCCAAAGTAGGCATGATCAAGCTATGCCTGTACTATGCTAGTAGTCTCTCTCTCTAGATATAAAAACCAAACTTACAAACCTGTGCTTGAGCAGACAATGAGTATAATCTCGGTTTCTTTACTTGCTGTGGAAAGCATCTCCGATCTTTCTCCGTTGTTTCTCACTGGGCTTTTGGAGGTAATGCCCTGAACAGTTTTCAGTTCTGAGTATGTATACATTTGATTGTATCTCGTGTGGTTGTATTGTTTTGATTCTTGTTAGTCAATGTTTGCAGGCTTTGGTGCCTGCGCTTTTCATGAATGTTTACATTGTTGGATTAAATCAACTGTTTGACATCGAAATAGACAAGGTACTCCCGTATGGATGCTTTTACCATGCTTTGTAGATCATACTCTCTACACTGGAATCTTGCATAGAAGGAAGAACTTAGAGGGGAATTTTTTCCCCTCAATTGCGAGACCTGTCTCTTACTTTAGAGGTGTTATATGATGCTCGATTGGGAGAAACAATATGGATTTGTTCAACCCGGAAGTAGCAGTGGTTGGTCCACATTTCTGTAGTTTAagcttcatctggtgggacctatCAGTGGATGATGGGATATTCCTCAAGATCTCCCCTATCAGATGATTCTAGGCATGAGATTGGTTGCTTACAAATGAACAGTGATGGAGAATCCACATTTAACAGGGCCCCAATTGGATTGTTAGGATCATGAGATGAGGGAGATTATTGGGGCATCTCCCATCCACAATGGCTCATCACGTGAATGCTTTTGGTCACCAAAAGGTGGGCGCCACATGTATACTTTGTTGAATCGAACATCATACATTGCCTCAATTCAccttgtactgtttattttctgTCCTTCAGTTCTATATCTCTTTTCTTCATGAGCTCTAGTAGTAAATAATTATTGCATTCTTTCTTTCAGGTTAACAAACCAAATCTTCCACTTGCATCGGGGGAATATTCTGTCAAGACTGGCATTTTAATTGTCTTGTCCTTTGCTGTTTTGGTATGTTGGAGCAAGAAGTGTGTGGTTAAGCAGtctatttaaataattttttgatTCAGTTCTTTGTTAGTCTACTGAAAAATGCTTgtttcaatcaatgctttcttatGCAAAGTGTTCAGACAACACAATAAATTAACTTTTGATACTGcctaaggccatgtttggaaaccatggcATACAATGGAAAGTAAAAAAagggtttcctttgatgtgatgaTTGTTTGGAAAGCAAAGGAGGGTTGGATTCCACCCAAGAATCATTATTCttttccataatttggattcttgTCACAAGAAGCTAGGTGAgtattgtgagaggaatatgagtttccacttgctatccaaaccatAACTCAAAATTGGAATCTATGTTTGAATGGTTCAcatggaaatcatcattggaTAATTAGTAAGGTTTTCGTTTCTTTTTCCTTAGATTCTATGTATTGAAACATGCCCTAAGAGTAAGTAAAATGGAAAAAAGGAACTCAAATGCCCCAAGAGAGTGACCATCTAAAATATTTGTATGCCTTAAAATAAATGCCACAGTTACATGCTAGTTTGCTGGTAGTGGGAATCCTTACATGAGCACGACTATGATCATCATGATCAAAACCTTGTCTTGGCTATTTGGGGTCAGCTCTATGAATCCTATTTCAGCATTCAATCCTAAGGTCCTATCGTTGGTAAATGAACAAGCCATAATATCCCTTCTTACCACCTCAAGCCAATTCTTTTTATGTCTTTCCCTCATCCTCTTTTCAAGCCTATCAATCCCAATCAATGTTTCCTTCCTTACTAGAGCTCTCTGGAGTCTTTGTTGCATATGACCAGACCATTTGAATCCGCTCTCCATCAGTTTGTCTCCtattaatgcaggggtattttcagtTTTTCACACTAggttcgagtggggtcgcctgtgggatgcagggacacactcggggtgggcagggcccatgggcgaggtctcgtgttcgagacttctcattgggggtgattaatgcgcatttcacactgggctcgagtggggtagcctgtgggatgtggggacacactcggggtgggcggcccgtgtgaggcagtacccatgtgatttggggcccacgtggggggttcggccaaggtcctaacccataagatgtggggcctgggctatgagataaaggaattaattcgccatgctctaacagtttgaacatttagagcaagtggttaattgtcctgcatcacttatTATAgctactttgtctcctaggctgCTTCTAATGACCTCAATTTTAATCCCGTCCTTTCATTTCCATAGATCCATCTTATCATCCCCATCCTTGCGACACTCAATCTTTGCTCATGCTACTTTCTAATTGTCCAAACTCTGCCCTACATATCATAGTTGGTTGAATAGATGTATGTGATGTTAGAATCTATAAATAACAATGTCACAAAATGTCAGTTTGGAAACTGATATTTGTTAGAGTATAGGATACCACCCCCCCCTCCCAGACTACCAtcgtccactccaatgctccaaaGCCACCTACCCAACAATGCTTTGATCATGACTTCCAACTTCTTAATTCCGGCTCCTCCTTGCTTAAAAAGGTTTGTAAACCTCCTCCCACCTCATCAAATGGAACTTATGCTTTTCCTCGCTCCCTGCCATAAGTAATCTCTCCTAAGCCATTCCAATctctttaggactttttttttttttttttgggacattTGAACAAATGATAGGAAGTAGATTAGAAGGTTTGGTAGTGCTGATTTGATAAGAGTCAATCTTTCCCCCGAGGAAAGGTGCTGTTACTTCCAGGAAGACAGCTTTCTCTCAACTCTTTCAATTATCTTGTTCCGGAGGTGCTTTGTAGGTTAGCCAATACACAGGGAGACCCAAGTAAGTTGGGGGGAACGAATCAACCTCTGTAGTCTACATAAGACAAAGCCTCCTCATGAGAGATACCAATACCCAACATTTTGCATTTGTCAATGTTCACCTTTAAGCCTGAGACCACTTTAAAACATTAAATAATCTCACTTGGATTGTCCACCTGCACTATATCTGCCTTGCAAAAGAGAATAGTGTCATATACAAACAGAGGATGGGGCACATAGAAGTCTCCTTTATCAGGCTTGAACCCATAGATAAGGTTCTTAGAGTCCCCATCTCCATTATCTTGCTTAATCCTTCCATGGCTGCCACAAATAGAAATGGCGAAAGTAGATCTcgttgtctcggtccccttgaaGATTTGAAGAATCCTTTTGGTGTCTTGTTCACCAAAACCGAAAATTTGGCCGACTGGATACACATCTTAATCCATTCCCTCAATCTCTCTCCATACCCAAGCCGACCAACATGTAATCCAATAACTCTTAATTAACATGATCATAAGCTTACAAACCACCCCACCCTTGTATATATTCTCAATGGAATAATACACACAACAATTCACAATGTAGTCCCTAACTATACCTAAGAGTGCTAGTTCTAGCCCACTATATCCATTCTCCGATCATCACTGCTTGCTTCCATCCAACTTTCCATCCCTGATTTGGGCCCTAATCCTCTCTGTTTATCAACCTGTGTCCTCACTACCGAAATCTTATAACATTAACAATGTTATCTGGGTatgagcaatgttttaaatattgacgatatcggccgatatatcccatgatatatcttgtataccacctgtgcgatatgaaacgcacaagtagtgccgatatatcccacatgtttgatccagtgaccgttttcaatttctgatccctTTTTTTCGTTTAAATtatattaaatcagtgtcaaatggttataaatccattggttcttcatgttttgcatgaaaaatcatggagttggagctttgatttcgatatccattggttcttcatgtttttttttttcgaaaatttccttcaaccagctatcgaTTGAGGGCTTGCTTGGTTTGATGTAATTACATGTATTTTCATGTAATTTCTCTCAAATCAGCATTAAATGCATACATGAAACAACATCACATGTGTTTGAAAGTGAAGAGGAGTTGCCTGGATCAGATTTCATGATAATTCGAagccaaagcttggtgggccctaccatgatatgtgttatatccactccatccattcattagtatagatcattttagggcatgggcctaaaaatgaggtagattcaaatgtCAAGTTAACCACACTATATAAAATACTGGAGATTGAATACTAACCATTTAAATGTtcttcccatagtgtggtccacttgagtttggatctgtctcattgttGGAGGCATACCCTATAATAATatggccaaatgaatggacggggtggataaaacatatacatcatggtggggcccacaaagtccaTCTCGTTTTCTGTGCCTAAAAGTTGCTGCTGTCAATGTCATATGGCATCCATTCCATGACAAATTCTTGTAATATGTAGTTAATACTTAAAAAGTGTAAAATACACTGCAATTCCCCTGAAATACATcccaaccaaacatgccctaagattaatttcgaagtatttaggagtctTTGGTGAaacgatcatcacatacactctaatttcgaaatttgagtgtaggtggtctgatttgggaaaaattcaaaattttcccaatttctcccaaattgcttgcaatgttacactccaaacatgaaatcaagcatgtatgagggctgatctactaatTTGTAGTCCTTgttaattttctaaaaataaaatcattttttaataaaaaattattaaaataataaattttttttttcaaaatttcccttcaaccagctgtcaattgagacaaatttcgaagtatttaggagtgtttgatgaaatgatcatcacatacactctaatattatgcattcaatttgaatatagtcgCATTAGTTTAGTCTAGTCAGACATTGCATAGCATGGGATCCTATACAAGGGAAACCTAttgtgtgcacttcttttttgagatgttttttttttaaagtatgtattaaggtcttttaacaatacctaaagtttcattaaaaaattcaaccattttcccaatgtttccccatgtttcccaaaaagcgcaataaattacccaatacaaatgatatatcccgtgtgataattGATACATTTTTGTATCCTAAGGATGcaatatgtaacgcgataccgatatttcgaacactgggtatGAGTACGGGTTCCAAGCATGGCAAGTATCGGACATGGATCCTCTAAACCCCAAATTCTCAAGATATGGTATGACAAGTATTGGACACACCAATGATTGATTTGGGAGGAACTATATGATCCTTGACCATGTTATTGCATTGCATGCAGGCCTCTTATATTTGTTAACCTGATCCATTGGTCTTTTGTACACCTAGCCATATTTTGGGTATAAGAAATGTTTTACCTTGCTCCAGTAGGATTAAGGTTAAGGGTTTGTAAAACCTCATTTAGTGGTGGCTTTCAATTGTACTATAGAACTCATATAGATAACTCTCCAATTGTCTTTTCTTGTGGATATAGCACCATGATGAGCCATGTAAGGCAGtgttttcttttggttttcattttcactttttgtgtgtgtgtgtgtgtgtgtgttccatCATGATCTGTTGATCTGACAATGTTCCATTTACTTTGACTCTGTTGGGCTGGACCATGGCTGGACAGTGTTCCAAAAAGGATCCTAGCCACCTATGACAGACCCCTTTTTCAGTTGAGTGCGGACTGTTTTTGTGGCTTGTCTTCTCTCCATCTATTTGCAGGCTAAAAGGTTAGGGTTGTCCCATCAAGgagaattttagggcatgggctatCCATGTTAGGGCACAACATGCCAATGGTCATACTCATGGGCTCCTTGACTGATGGAAATTGTAAAACTAGAAGATCCTAGTCACCTATGTTGGTTGGACCTGTTTCTTTCAGTTGAACATGGACCATTTTTGTTATTGTTTTCTCAACCCTCTATTTGCAGCCCCAAATTGAAAGGTTGGGCCTGTCCCATTGCAGagaattttggggcatggtccatccatggtggggcccaatacGCTCAATGGTCATGGGCTCTTGACTGATACAAATTGTAGAACTGTGCATATCCTTAAGTGAAGGATCATATTATCCCTCTTGATTAGGACTCATAACTCGCAAGTATAATCCAGTTAAAACATCTTCGCAACCGTACTGTTGTCAAATGGATGAGGTAGGATGCATAGTTCAATGCAAAAGGAGAAGCATTCAGGCATGGATGTTCGTCTACCCCTTGGAATGTAACTGACAGTTACAATATAGCATCTGGATTTGCATATTGTTTTCTATGGCCTGCATGACACTTTGGAGATTGTTTTCATTGGGCTTATCCTTTGGAGAATAGGTGCTGCTGCTTTTGGAAAGGACCACTCTGTATTTCCATTTTAGTAAGGAGAATTCTCACATGCAACCGGTTGGATGGTAAGTTACTGTCCCCCCAGCAGATGTGTGTGGGATATCCAACCCGTCAGgttgccccaccatgaggataacCTTTTGCAAAAATCAGCgtcatccactcatcaggcagaccagacttgtattttgttatttatcaatccACTCATCGGGGGGACcccacttgtattttgttatttatcaatgcccacacattattattttttggtgcGGCCCTCCTGATGGGCAGacggggctgatttttgcacaaaaggtgatcctcatggtggggccaacctattgagtGGGGTGGATGTTGAATGTACACGGtcggttggaagttatccactgggtggaTGGTAACTTgttgtccaaccggttggatgtgAGCATTTCTCCTTATTAAGTAGTATATTATGAATAAACACTCTTCATGTTacaaaaccatccatccatatacttGATTTATGACTTGGGGTTAGGGTGGGAATGTTTCAAACCACTAGCTATAAACTTCTACTCATCAATGTATTTTTATTGCAGAGTTTCTTCATATGGTGGATTGTTCGTTCTTGGCCATTGTTTTGGGCGCTTTTCATCAGTTTTCTGCTCGGAACTGCATATTCAATCAATGTGAGTTATGTTTCCTTTCTGATTATAGTCTTCTATGTTAATTTTCTTAGTACTGAACTGCTCAAAGCCCATACTAACCCATCCTTTCATCGTCTTCAGTTTCATAAATGCATGATACTGTTAGGGGGGTGGAAGGTATCAGCTAGTAGACGTTTATAGGTGGTCGAGGTTTTGAGCTTTTTATCAGGCGAGAGGTCGCTATGTGTTTATATAGATTTTAGAGAAATGGTTTTGAAAAGCTTTCAGTTATTTCTTAGGAGCTTTTCGTTGGTCTATTCCTTGGTTGTATCATGTACGAACCTTCTCCTCGGCTTTTCTCCTGTTTTGAACTAGTGCTCTTGCTTCCAATTCCTAATGGTCTATACTTTCTAACATTTCTAAACCGAGGCTTCCTCGCTTTTTGAACAGAATCATTTGCTGCTTCCCGTCACACTTTGTGCAAGTCTATTCTTAAAAATCTGTAGCATGAAGTTTGTTGTCTTCTTTTTCATCATCATTGTCACCATCAAAGCCTTATCGTAGTTAATTGAGGTCGGCTACACGAatcatcttttattattattattattattaattgtttGCTTTTCTGGGAAGCATTGGAATTGTAGAAATTGGAGGATATCAAACCCTACAAATTCATCACAAAGGAATTATGCCTCCCGCACAAGATACTTTTCAATCTTGTGCGGAGGggtccatggttcaatgatccggACCACTGATAGTattggtcccaccatggatgcatcatgcgattcatgccccaaaatctattaaattggaagatcctagctcgCCAATTTGAaactcttttttccttctttcagtTGAATGGGGACGGTTGCTGTATTTACCTTCTTAGCTGTCTCTTTTCATGCCATAAAttgaaaatttagaattttcCATTCAAAGGGATttttgggacatggtccatccacgtTGGACCCATTGATCtatggtttggataactgaaatTGAGCCCCACTTCTACAAAACGAAAACGGACTATAGGGTGGTATAAGGTGCATAACCTCAGGTGAGGATCATCTTACTCCTTCCCATTCCACGCCATTTCATTCCCTCCAAACTATAGAAGACATGCAATTTTCTATAGGTAGTCAATAGGTCTTTGGCAGATGGGGCATTGCTTCAAGTGGAGGGTGGACTTGCATTACAGATTGCCACTTATAAATATTCATGTTGTAAATATTAAGACTTGAAATATATACTCTATTGTTCATTTGACTTAGATGTATACATCTGCACATACATGCATATGTACATACATGTTGATAGATATACATAAATATTGGTTGTTTAAGTAACCTGGAATTCAACTTATGGGGTTGGTACCACGATGTTTCTGCTGAATTGTTACAGCTACCACTTTTAAGATGGAAGAGATTCGCTGTGGTCGCGGCGATCTGTATCCTGGTTGTTCGGGCAGTGATAGTCCAACTTGCATTTTTTCTACACATGCAGGTTCGATTCTAAGTTACTCCTTATTTTCTTTTATCTGATAATATATACATTCCACATATTTCTTTTTTATGGGAAAGCAACCATTTAAACACACCCCAATTGATCTGCATACAGccattttccattttgggaaTCAAATAAGGGCAGAAGTTCAATATTTCAATTTCAAGAAATAGAAAATGGGGTGCACATATCAATCAGATGGGCGGGATATCGATTTCCATTttgtattcttttcttcttcttcttctttttttggtttgtttATAGTTAAAAGAGGAATGATCATCAGACAACCCATTGCATG
Coding sequences:
- the LOC131217194 gene encoding probable homogentisate phytyltransferase 1, chloroplastic isoform X3, with amino-acid sequence MLDSVMSGVSSRPLINGHFGPILSTLPKVQVSNCRSCGIVGRYRIGVSHRSLSNHHIKSTDGKAAIYRMSRRQSHVNATSGHPLESEPEAFSSKGSWKTSLDIFYRFSRPHTVIGTVNKPNLPLASGEYSVKTGILIVLSFAVLSFFIWWIVRSWPLFWALFISFLLGTAYSINLPLLRWKRFAVVAAICILVVRAVIVQLAFFLHMQTFVFRRPAAFSRPLIFATAFMSFFSVVIALFKDIPDIDGDRIFGIRSFTVRLGQKRVFWTCVYLLEMAYSVAVAMGIVSSCTWSKFITISGHAILASILWSRAKSLDLKSKAAITSFYMFIWKVSNERLRFYMFIWKLFYAEYLLIPLVR
- the LOC131217194 gene encoding probable homogentisate phytyltransferase 1, chloroplastic isoform X1, which produces MLDSVMSGVSSRPLINGHFGPILSTLPKVQVSNCRSCGIVGRYRIGVSHRSLSNHHIKSTDGKAAIYRMSRRQSHVNATSGHPLESEPEAFSSKGSWKTSLDIFYRFSRPHTVIGTTMSIISVSLLAVESISDLSPLFLTGLLEALVPALFMNVYIVGLNQLFDIEIDKVNKPNLPLASGEYSVKTGILIVLSFAVLSFFIWWIVRSWPLFWALFISFLLGTAYSINLPLLRWKRFAVVAAICILVVRAVIVQLAFFLHMQTFVFRRPAAFSRPLIFATAFMSFFSVVIALFKDIPDIDGDRIFGIRSFTVRLGQKRVFWTCVYLLEMAYSVAVAMGIVSSCTWSKFITISGHAILASILWSRAKSLDLKSKAAITSFYMFIWKVSNERLRFYMFIWKLFYAEYLLIPLVR
- the LOC131217194 gene encoding probable homogentisate phytyltransferase 1, chloroplastic isoform X2, whose translation is MLDSVMSGVSSRPLINGHFGPILSTLPKVQVSNCRSCGIVGRYRIGVSHRSLSNHHIKSTDGKAAIYRMSRRQSHVNATSGHPLESEPEAFSSKGSWKTSLDIFYRFSRPHTVIGTTMSIISVSLLAVESISDLSPLFLTGLLEALVPALFMNVYIVGLNQLFDIEIDKVNKPNLPLASGEYSVKTGILIVLSFAVLSFFIWWIVRSWPLFWALFISFLLGTAYSINLPLLRWKRFAVVAAICILVVRAVIVQLAFFLHMQTFVFRRPAAFSRPLIFATAFMSFFSVVIALFKDIPDIDGDRIFGIRSFTVRLGQKRVFWTCVYLLEMAYSVAVAMGIVSSCTWSKFITISGHAILASILWSRAKSLDLKSKAAITSFYMFIWKLFYAEYLLIPLVR